In Dehalococcoidia bacterium, the genomic stretch CGCCGCCTACATCACAGCGGCGCGCGGGCCAGCAGCGCGGCCAGCCGCTTCGGCGCGGCCAGACGGTAGCTGTACTCCGCCAGCTCCGCCACCTCGTCCCAGTCGATCGGGCCGCGGTCGAGGCGCAGGCCGGCCCAGCCCTGGTGTCCGATATAGGCGGGGATGGAGAAGCGCCGTGGATCGGCGGCGGCGCGGGCCGCGTTCTCGCCCGGCGCCGCCTTCCAGCACAGCGCAACGATCCCGTCGCCGTGGTGGTTGTCGAGGAAGTAGGCGAACTTCTTCTTGCGCACGCTGAAGCTGGTGAGGCTGCCCCACTGCT encodes the following:
- a CDS encoding MmcQ/YjbR family DNA-binding protein, with protein sequence MTTPNAEDARLSRLSAICLALPEAVREQWGSLTSFSVRKKKFAYFLDNHHGDGIVALCWKAAPGENAARAAADPRRFSIPAYIGHQGWAGLRLDRGPIDWDEVAELAEYSYRLAAPKRLAALLARAPL